The following coding sequences lie in one Glycine soja cultivar W05 chromosome 16, ASM419377v2, whole genome shotgun sequence genomic window:
- the LOC114391113 gene encoding phosphatidylinositol transfer protein 3-like, whose amino-acid sequence MFLLRRQTQNHHENDSSYQDTKVAELKTALGPLSGRQLKYCTDACLRRYLEARNWNVDKTKKMLEETLEWRATYRPEEIRWAEIAHEGETGKVSRANFHDRHGRAVLIMRPGMQNTTSAEDNIRHLVYLLENAILNLSEGQEQMSWLIDFTGLSLSTNISVKTSRDIIHILQNHYPERLAIAFLYNPPRIFQAFWKAIRFFLDPNTVQKVKFVYPNNKDSVELMKSLFDMENLPSEFGGKTSLKYDHEEFSRLMTEDDVKTAKFWGLDEEPFNPPKKGHSGAEVAPEPVPVQAVVS is encoded by the exons ATGTTCCTTCTTAGAAGGCAAACCCAGAATCACCATGAGAATGATTCCTCATATCAAGATACAAAG GTGGCTGAACTCAAGACAGCTCTTGGGCCCCTCTCTGGTCGTCAATTAAAGTATTGCACAGATGCATGTCTAAGGAGATATTTAGAAGCAAGGAACTGGAATGTTGATAAAACCAAGAAAATGCTGGAGGAAACACTTGAGTGGAGGGCAACTTATAGGCCAGAGGAAATCCGTTGG GCTGAAATAGCACATGAGGGTGAGACAGGCAAAGTCTCCAGAGCTAACTTTCATGATCGACATGGGAGGGCTGTGCTTATTATGAGGCCAGGGATGCAG AATACAACATCGGCTGAAGATAATATCAGGCATTTAGTCTATCTGTTGGAAAATGCTATCCTGAATCTTTCTGAAGGTCAAGAACAAATGTCATGGTTGATAGACTTCACAGGATTATCACTTAGTACAAATATATCTGTTAAAACATCTCGTGATATTATTCACATTTTACAAAACCACTATCCAGAAAGGCTTGCTATCGCTTTTCTGTACAATCCCCCAAGAATATTTCAGGCTTTCTGGAAG GCCATCAGATTCTTCCTGGATCCCAACACAGTCCAGAAGGTGAAGTTTGTTTATCCTAACAATAAGGACAGTGTGGAGCTGATGAAATCACTCTTCGACATGGAAAACCTTCCAAGTGAATTTGGGGGGAAAACAAGTTTAAAGTATGACCATGAAGAGTTCTCGCGATTGATGACTGAGGATGATGTGAAAACTGCCAAGTTCTGGGGACTTGATGAGGAGCCCTTCAACCCTCCTAAGAAGGGGCATTCTGGAGCAGAGGTGGCACCAGAACCAGTGCCTGTTCAGGcagtagttagttag
- the LOC114389951 gene encoding uncharacterized protein LOC114389951 — MDIPLRSTRKYLFKKIDLLRLRELASLVSDPIDFQAHHGKLLRILRVDVEEGCLETLVQFYDPLYHCFTFPDYQLVPTLEEYSYLVGLPVPDKIPFHGFEPTPKPSDIAAALHLKTSIIQANLTSKGGLQGLPTHFLYQQASIFAEAASILAFHSILALLIYGLLLFPNIDNFIDINAIKIFLTKNPVPTLLADTYHSIHDRTQAGRGTISCCAPLLYLWFTSHLPQSRAFKTNDDKLSWPRRIMTLDPSDIVWYQAARDVGEIIVSCGEYPNVPLLGMRGGISYNPLLARRQFGYPIKTKPNNLALTNEFYLNHGDHSNKRERFAQAWSAIRRLNRSQLGKKSDYVHESYTQWVIDRTKSFGLPYRLPRYLSSTIPPSSLPIPFDTKEEFHEQLTKERQEKETWKRRCQELEQENETLKGKIAQQSRELFIQNQRMIEKDDLLRRKDALLHRDARRKRRFMDLFSRAHSDSEDPSTPGV, encoded by the coding sequence ATGGACATCCCACTGAGAAGCACTAGGAAGtaccttttcaaaaaaatagacCTGTTGAGATTAAGGGAGCTAGCATCTTTAGTAAGTGATCCAATTGATTTTCAAGCTCATCATGGGAAGTTGCTCAGAATTCTTAGAGTAGATGTTGAGGAAGGATGCCTAGAGACCCTGGTTCAGTTCTATGACCCGCTCTACCATTGCTTCACATTTCCCGATTACCAGCTTGTCCCCACACTTGAAGAGTACTCCTACCTAGTTGGTTTACCTGTGCCAGACAAGATACCTTTCCATGGTTTTGAGCCTACCCCTAAACCCTCCGACATCGCAGCCGCTCTCCATCTTAAAACTTCCATCATCCAGGCAAACCTTACCTCTAAAGGAGGCCTCCAAGGTCTTCCCACCCACTTCCTCTACCAACAAGCCTCCATATTTGCTGAAGCAGCTAGTATACTTGCCTTCCATTCTATCCTAGCCCTCCTTATATATGGCCTTCTACTCTTCCCAAATATTGACAACTTCATCGATATCAATGCCATTAAAATCTTTCTTACAAAGAACCCCGTACCCACTCTACTCGCTGATACCTACCACTCTATCCATGACCGTACCCAGGCTGGCCGTGGAACCATTTCTTGTTGTGCACCTTTACTCTATCTGTGGTTTACCTCCCACTTACCTCAATCCCGCGCCTTCAAGACCAATGATGACAAACTTTCTTGGCCTCGCCGAATCATGACTCTTGACCCATCTGACATTGTTTGGTACCAAGCGGCTAGAGATGTTGGAGAGATTATTGTGAGTTGTGGTGAATATCCCAACGTACCTCTTCTGGGTATGCGTGGCGGAATTAGCTACAACCCACTTCTCGCTCGACGACAATTTGGGTACCCGATAAAGACAAAACCAAACAACCTTGCCTTGACTAATGAATTCTATCTTAACCATGGAGATCACTCGAACAAAAGGGAAAGATTCGCACAAGCTTGGAGCGCTATCCGCAGACTCAACAGAAGTCAGTTGGGGAAAAAATCAGACTATGTGCATGAATCTTACACCCAGTGGGTTATTGATAGGACCAAGAGCTTTGGCCTACCCTACCGCTTACCTAGATACCTATCGTCCACCATCCCACCATCATCCTTGCCTATCCCCTTCGACACCAAGGAAGAGTTTCATGAACAATTAACCAAAGAAAggcaagaaaaagaaacttgGAAGAGGAGATGCCAGGAGCTCGAGCAAGAGAATGAGACTTTGAAAGGGAAGATAGCCCAACAGAGCCGTGAGCTTTTTATCCAGAACCAGAGGATGATTGAGAAGGACGACTTGCTTCGTCGGAAAGACGCCTTGCTCCACCGAGATGCTAGAAGGAAGAGGAGGTTTATGGATTTGTTCTCCCGTGCACATTCAGATTCCGAGGACCCATCTACTCCGGGAGTTTGA